Part of the Vibrio ishigakensis genome, ATCACCTCGGTGATGAGGCATCAGACTATCACAGCGACAGTCTGAAACAGGCCATGCTTGAGCATAGATACGATGCTCAATACCACATCTATGCATTGGCGCTACATCGCTTCTTGCAGGCGCGTATCCCCGATTACGATTATGAGCGTCACTTTGGTGGGGTCTACTATTTATTCCTGCGTGGTATGGATGGTAGCGGTGAGTATGGGGTGTTTAATGCCAAGCCTAGCCCACTATTACTTGAGGAGTTAGACCAGCATATTCGCGGTGAGGGAGATAAATAGATGAGCAGTATTGAAACCAAACCGAGCCCTCAGCAATTAGATACGGAGCTTGCTAAAAAGATAAACCAACAAGGCTGGATGGGATGGCTAGAGCTGTTTGCCGAGCTTGGTCTGCTGCGTCAACTGGATCTGCAATTAGCAAGGTTTCTTGCTAGTAAAGAGCGTGCTATCGACCCAGATGCCACCGCAATCTTGGTTGCGGCTGTCAGCTTTGAACTCAGCAAGGGGAACAGCTGTTTAAGACTCTCGAATACCTGGTCTCCGCTGGATACCTTTTCTGCCAAACAGCTTGAGTCCCTGATTGCTCCGCACCTTCTTGAGGTTGATTGGCAAGCTCATGCTCAAAGCTCGAGCCTCATTAAGAGCCTACCGGAGCAGGAGATGCGTCCGCTGGTGTTTGAGTTTGAGAGCCTATACCTGCAAAAATATTGGCAATTTGAATCCCAGTTGGCGGCAAAACTAGTTCAGCTTTCCGAGCCGGTAGAGTTAGATGCAAATACCAAGCAGAGTATGGCTACTGAGCTAAACAGATTGTTTGCTTGGCAGTGGGGCTTTTTGTTCAAAGACCTGAAAAAGCTAGAGAATGCTAGCGATATCGAGTGGCAGCAGGTTATTTGTGAGTCCCTAGATATTGAGCTTGTTGACTTAGTTCCTTGGCAGGACGTTCTTAAGGTTGCCAAGGGGGCGACTCGCTCAGAGGAACTAGCATCGCTGGCGGATCTCATCCCGCTCAAGGCGTGTAAAAACTATCAAAAAGTGGCGGCGGCTACGGCGCTTCTACGCAGATTGTGTGTTATCTCTGGAGGCCCAGGTACGGGCAAGACCACCACTGTCTCCAAACTATTGGCGGCGCTAGTAAGCTCAAGCGAAGAGAAACTGAATATCAAGCTAGCCGCACCGACGGGTAAGGCTGCAGCAAGGCTGACCGAATCTATCGGTAATGCCATCGACTCGCTTCCAGTCTCCCCTGAGATAAAGGAGCGCATTCCGACCAGTGCCAGTACCATTCACAGACTGCTGGGAGCGAGAGCTAATCGTGTGGACTTCAAACACAATGCCTCTAATCCTCTGCACTTAGATCTGTTAATCCTCGATGAAGCCTCTATGGTCGACCTACCACTGATGTACAAGCTTCTGGATGCTTTGCCGTCCCACGCAAGACTGATTCTATTGGGTGATAAAGACCAGCTTTCTTCGGTAGAGGCCGGTGCTGTGCTCGGAGATATCTGTTCATTGCAAACTGGGTTCAGCCTTTCCCATAAACAAGCCCTAAGTCAGCTAACGGGCTTTGACTACTCCAATGAAGCTATGAGCCGAAGTGCGGTAGCGGACAGCTTGAGTACCCTACGTAAGAGCTATCGATTCCATAGTCGCTCTGGGATTGGCATGTTGGCTCGCGCTATCAATGAGGGTGATGCCAATAAATCCGCACTCTTACTTAACCACGGACTTGAGGATGTGGCTCATACCCCCCTTGATAGCGATAACTATGCCGCCCTTATCGGTGAGTTGGCGAACCAGTACAAGACTTATTTGAAGGATGACATTGGTGCTGAGCAATCTATGCGTGAATACGCTGCCGAGGTTTTAAAGCGTTTTGCTAAGACACGCCTTCTGTGCGCGGTACGTGAGGGAGAGTTTGGTGTTGAAGGGCTAAACCATAACATAGAGCAGAAGCTAGCAAGCAAGGGGTTGATCGCTACTGTGCGTGATACTTGGTATATGGGCAGGCCTATTATGGTGACCAGTAATGACCATGGTCAGCAGCTGTATAACGGCGATATTGGTATCTGCTTGATGGATGAGGGTGAAGGGCGACTCAAGGTCTATTTTGAGCAGCCAGATGGCAGTGTTAAAGCCATCTTGCCATCACGTGTACCGCCTCACGAGACCGCCTTTGCCATGACCATACACAAGTCGCAGGGTAGTGAGTTTGAGAATACCTATCTGATTTTGCCAAAACAGATGTCACCTGTGCTGACGCGAGAGCTATTTTATACCGGTGTGACTCGAGCTAAATCTTATTTGAAGGTAGTGGCTGACGAGGCGATAGTGAAGCGCTCGGTCATTCGTAAGACCGAGCGTAGCAGCCACTTGGCAGATAGATTAAACGTCCAGAGCTAAGATCTTTGAGTTTCGTTGGAAGTTGTATAGATCCCGCTTCTTGATAGGCAATTCGCTGATCTGAATCTCGCTAAACCCTTGCTCTCTAAACCAGTGCAGGCTGTGGGTGGTTAGGATAAACAACTGTGTGATGTCCAAGCAATCGGCTTGGTGTCTCATATGTGTGAGAAGATGTGCGCCTCGGTTACCGTCGCGGTAGTCGGGGTGTATCGCAAGGCAGGCCATCTCGGCCATGCCATCCTCTGGATAAGGATAGAGCGCCACACAGCCTATGATCATCTCGTCTTTGATGATGATGGTGAACTGCTCTATCTCTTGCTCTAATTGCTCTCTTGAGCGGCGTACCAGAATACCGTCGCTCTCAAGTGGGCTGATGAGGTCGAGTATCCCGCCAATATCATCGATAGTCGCTTGACGGATCTGCTCAGCGCTCTCGGTTACGATTTGAGTACCGATACCATCGCGAGAGAACAGCTCTTGAATGAGTGCACCGTCTTCAGCATAGCTGATGAGGTGACTGCGCTGAACGCCTCTGCGACAGGCATGCAGTGCTGCCTGAAGGAATCGCTTACTGCAACCAAAGGCAAGCTCCTCCTTAAGAATGTTAGCGACCTGCTGAGGCATTAGCTCAGGCACGACCGCACCTTCAGGGCTGACATAGCCTTGCTCAGGTGTAAATCCAATAAGTTTGGCAGCTTGAAGCTTGATCGCTATTTTGGTGGCAAGCTCTTCCGATACCAGATTAAAGCACTCCCCAGTTACGGAACCAGCAACAGGGCCGATCAGCACAATCGAACCTTGCTCGAGAGAGCGGTTGATACCTTGTACGTCTATACGACGCACTCGACCACTGTGTTGATAATCGATGCCATCTTCTACACCCAGAGGCTGGGCAATAACAAAGTTACCACTAACAATATTGAGGTCGGTTCCCGCCATTGGGGTATTGTTGAGGCTCATAGAAAGATGGGCGGTAATGGCCAACTGAAGTTGACCGGCGGCCTGCATTACCTGTGGCAAGGTGGTGGAGTCGGTCACCCTTACCTGTTTATGATAATTAGTTTCTAGGTTCTGCAGTTGCAGGCGCTGGTCTATCTGTGGGCGTGCGCCGTAGACCAGAACCAGTTTCACCCCTAGGCTGTGCAAAAGGGCGATATCACTGACGATGTTAGGAAAATTGCTATGACTGACCGCCTCACCACTGAGGTAGATCACCATGGTTTTATCACGGTGTGCATTAACGTATGGGGTGGATTGTCTAAATCCTTTTACTAGCTCAGTACTGCGATCCATCATAATAATTCCTAGTGAATTTTTATGTGATAATAATGATTAATTATTAAATTGCAACACTGTTGTGCATTTAGGCGACAGGTCAATTCTTGGTAAATAATGAAGTATCTGTTGCCTTGCCAGTTTGAGTTTGTCATTCTGCTATTACTTGCTTATCTATCTATTTTTCAAATGCGCAAAATCTCTTTCTCTATCCTCTTCTCCCTGCTGTTGGCAGGTTGTGCCCAAGACACCGAACGTGGGCAACAATATCTAGACGAAAATCTAGAACAGCCCCTCACCCAAGTAAACCAGATAGAGACCAATGCCTATCGTGACCTCAACTCGTTTGACGATCAGGCAAAAGAGGTTTTAGACAATTCGCCTTCGATGGCAAAGAAATATACCGACCTTTATCAAACACTTTCTGAGTGGGCGCTGCAAAGTGGTAATCCAGATGAACTTGAGAACTATGGCGTTCAAGTGGCGCAGATGCGCGGAGGCGACAAGCAAGGCAATGTGCTGTTCACTGGCTATTTTTCACCAGTTATTGAGCTGAGACATCAACCAGATAATGAGTATAAGTACCCGGTTTATGGTCTGCCTAAATGTACCAGTCAATGTCCTACCCGAGCTCAGATCTATGAGGGAGCGTTAGAGGGAGAGGGGTTAGAACTTGGTTATGCCAATAATCGTATCGACCCATTCTTGATGGAAGTGCAGGGCAGCGGCTTTGTGCATTTCGGTGATGATAACAGCATGCAGTACTTTGCTTACGCAGGTAAGAACAATCGCCCTTATGTGAGCATAGGCCGAATCCTAATCGAGCGTGGTTTGGTGCCACGTGAGAAGATGTCCTTAAAGGCGATTAAACAGTGGGTAGAAGAGAACGATGAAGAAACGGTTCGTGAGCTTCTCGAGCAGAATCCTTCGTTTGTATTCTTTACACCAAAAGACGACTTAGCAGTCAGAGGTACGGCGGGTATTCCGCTTCTACCACTTGCTTCAGTGGCAGGTGACAGAGACCTGCTTCCAATGGGGACACCTATCCTTGCAGAAGTGCCATTGCTAAATGCAGACGGCACTTGGTCAGGATCGCATGCGTTGCGTCTTCTTATTGTGCTAGATACTGGCGGTGCGGTTAAGCAGAACCACTTAGACCTTTATCATGGTATGGGACCAAGGGCGGGCGTTCAGTCTGGCCACTATAAACACTTTGGTCGAGTGTGGAAGCTGGGGCTGGAAAACAGCCCAACGGAAAAGCCATGGCAGGTTCCGAGCAAATAACGGCATTTAGTGCGGATAACTAGACATTAAACTCAAGAGTGCGTATAAATCGCACTCTTGTTGTATTTGTGTGGAGAAATGTCATCATGCGAGAGTTGACCAGCCCAGCATCTGAATCTTATGACCAACGCTTTGGTGGCACGCGCCGACTTTACGGTAACAGTGAAGTTGAGATTCTGCGTGCGGCGCACGTGTGCGTGATTGGTATCGGTGGGGTAGGCTCGTGGGCCGTTGAGGCCTTGGCTCGAAGCGGTATTGGTGAGCTGACGCTTATCGATATGGACGATGTGTGTGTGACTAACATCAACCGTCAGATCCATGCAATGACAGGTACAGTGGGCCAAAGCAAGATCGAGGTGATGGCAGAGCGAGTGAAGCTTATCAACCCGGATTGTAAGGTGAATCTGATCGATGATTTTATCGACTCAGACAACCAAGCCGAGTACCTGAGTAAAGAATATGACTATGTGTTAGATGCTATCGACAGTGTTAAAGCTAAGGCGTCTTTGCTTGCCTATTGCCGTAGCAACAAGATCAAAGTGATTACTATCGGCGGTGCTGGTGGTCAGGTGGACCCGACCCAGATCTGTGTGGCAGATCTAAGCCGTACGGTGCAAGACCCGCTAGCTAAAAAGATCAAAGATCAGCTACGTCGCTTCCATAATTTCAGCAAGAACCCAAAGCGTAAGTTTGGTATCGACTGTGTCTACTCAACTGAACAGCTCAAGTATCCTCAAGCAGATGGCAGCGTATGTGCGGTGAAAGCTACCGCTGAAGGGCCAAAACGTATGGACTGTGCCACAGGCTTTGGCGCAGCGACTGTGGTTACGGCTACCTTTGGCTTTGTGGCGGTATCGCGTATCATTGAGAAAATAATCCAAAAACACAGTTAATGCCCATGTCTGAGCTCACTCAATTTTTCGAGAATAACCCTTACGGAAACCAACTCAGCGAATCTGATATCGTGTCCAAGATGCAGACCTTGTCTGGTTGGGAGCAGAGATATCGTCAAGTAATCCAGTGGGGCAAGAAATTGCCTAGCTTGGATGAAGCCCTGCGTAATGAGCAAGTAACGGTTGCTGGTTGTGAAAGTCAGGTGTGGCTTCTTGGTGAACTAGTCGAAGATAAGTGGCAGTTTGCTGCAGATTCCGATGCACGTATCGTACGCGGTTTGATTGCGATTGCCCTTGCAGCGCTAAACAATAAAACGGCACAAGAGATCCAAGGATTTGATATTGATGGGTATTTTGAAAGTTTAGGCTTGATTGAACACCTAAGTCCGTCCAGAGGCAATGGCCTAAAGGCGATTGTCGACCAGATCAAAGGCATGGTTTAATTTCAACTCTTTAGCCATCCCCAGTTTCATAGTCATCCCGGCCTCGAGCCGGGATCTTTGTATGTGCAAAAGCTTAACACTGTAAGGTCTAGAGATCGCGGATAGGCAAGCCTTCCGCGATGACGGTTTTTTTTAATGATTGTGGCGATAATAAATCTGTCATCCCGGCCCTGAGTCGGGACCTGTCCTAGGTTTGGACTCAACCCTAAAGCATATCCGCCGCTTTCTCTACGGCAGCGATAAATCGGTCCACTTCCTCAATAGTGTTATAAACCGCAAATGAGGCGCGCACTGTGCCCTTGATGTTCAAAGCATCCATAAACGGATGCGCACAGTGGTGTCCCGCTCGCAGAGCAACTCCTTGCTGGTCTAGTAGAGTGGCCATATCTTGATGATGCACACCATCCATAACAAAGCTGATGACGCTCGCACCATCTTGAAAGCCGATCATCTTTATATCTTCTATCTTGGATAAACCCTCAAAAGCGCGCTTCTGTAGTGTCTTTACGTGCTGATCAGCGTTCTCAATACCAACCTCTTTAAGCCAGTTGATGGCCGTAGCTAAGGCTAGCGCTCCTGCAACATTGGGAGTGCCCGCTTCAAACTTGCCTGGAAGGTCACTAAACGAGGTGCCGTCAAAGCTCACCTTTTGCACCATCTTGCCACCGCCATGCCAAGGGGGCATAGCTTCAAGTAATTCTAGTTTTCCGTAGAGGACTCCGATACCTGTAGGAGCAAACAGCTTATGGCCGGAAAAAACATAGAAGTCGCAGTCCAGTGCCTGCATATCAACAGCCTCATGCACTATGCCTTGAGCGCCATCGACAACTACAGTGCTACCGTTCTGCTTTGCTAGTTTGATCATCTGCTCGATAGGGTGACGCGTGCCGGTAACGTTAGATACATGACTGATGGCTACTATCTTTGTACTCGAGCTGAGGCTCGCCTCAAAGGCTTGCATATCGAGCTGACAGTCAGCGGTCATAGGCACCTTAACCACTTTAGCTCCCGTCTGCTCAGAGACCAATTGCCAGGGCACTATATTGGCGTGATGCTCCATCTCGCTTACCAAGATTTCGTCGCCTGTGCTTAGGGTGTTTCTACCGTAAGTCTGAGCGATAAGGTTTATCGCCTCAGTTGCACCGCGCGTCCAGACTATCTCTTTGGTTGATTTGGCATTGATAAAGCCTCTGACCGTTGCTCGAGCCTGTTCAAAAGAGGTGGTAGCTTGCGCTGTCAAACTATGGCTGCCCCTATGCACATTGGCGTTGCGAGCTGAGTAGTAGTCAGTAATGGTGTCGATTACCGCTTTGGGTTTTTGCGTGGTCGCGGCGCTGTCCAGATAGACGATATCTGTGTCTGCTAAAGCTGGAAATTGTGCTCTTATGGCTTGGATATCAAACACGTTTTTCTCCAAGGTCAGAGATGTTTAGGTTAGGCAGTGGCACCATAGGCTCTGCTACCTTCCATGCGTGTGCCTTACCGGACAACAGGGTAATGATTTCGATAGCAAATTCGAATGCGCTGGCTGGCCCTTGGCTGGTTAAAAGCTTGTTGTTGATGTCATAGGTAACACGCTTTTGACGCCACAGATCTTCTGGAATATGAGACTTAAAACTCGGGTGGCAGGTCATCAGGCTTTCTGGATAGATATCATGGTGCTGAAGAACAAGAGCTGGGCTAGCGCAGATTGCGGCATTGAGCCTGCCATCATATTTTTGCTGCTTGATCATCTCGATAAGAAGAATGCTGTCGCGAAACACCTCTGCACCACCAACACCGCCGGGTAGAGCAATAACATCAAACTCTTCGTCAGCAACTTCTACCAACTTTTTATGAGCAGTTAAAGGGATGCCTCGTGAGCCATCAAAGGTTAGCTTGCCTTCAAAGTCTGCACTGGCAATAGTCACCTCGTAATCGGCTCGGATCAGGGTGTCTATGATGGTTATCGCTTCCATCTCTTCTGTGCCGGGAGCGATAGGAACTAGGGCTTTAATTGTCATAGCTTGCCTCTAACTTTTTGATTTTATTATATAGCTCTTGATTGTATGGGGTATGAATCGCATGTGCTTTAGCGCAGTCCAAAAGATACCCTGTAATATAGTCAATCTCAGTCACTCTTTGGTGCGAAACGTCTTGATGCATTGATGAATAGTTGGCTGAGGTCGCTTTGATGACCGATTTTGCGGTGTTAAACAGAGTATCTGAATCGGCTTTGTAGCCTTCTACAAGCATAACTTGGGTTATCTCATCGCAGAGAGTTTCGATGATTTGAAGGCTGTCAGGAGTATCCAACTCTCCATTTTTGCAATCGAATATGGCTGTGAGTGGGTTGATACAGCAGTTGATGGCGAGCTTATTCCACAGAGCCTGCTTGATGTTTGTTTGCCACACAGCATTAGGTAGAGCGCTATCGAATATCTGAGCCAGATTTTCTAGATTCAAAGCTTGTTTTGAATATGGACCAATTACTGTTTGTCCAATACCTGTATGAAGCACTGTTTCAGCATCTTTTTTGAGTGCACCATGGGTAGTGGTTGCAAACAGGATAGGGCGCCCGTCTAGCAGAGTTTGAGCCTTTTCTATGGCTCCCATGCCATTGTGAGAGATGACGATAGGTGTGCTCAATGGAATGAAGGCTAGGGTCTGCTCTAGAACGTTTTGCAACTGCCAAGATTTTGTGCAAATAAGCACGAGATCGGCTTGCTCAAGAAGTTGGGTTTTGTTTGCTGGGAAATTAAGGCTTTCATGCTCGTCTAGCTTGAGTGTTTTGCTAAGAGCATTGTCACGAGTCCAGACTGAAACCTGATGGCCCGCTTTTTGGAGTGAGTAGGCGAACAAAGAGCCAATGGCGCCGAGGCCAACAACAGTAATCTTCAAAACTCTGTCCTGTAATCTTGCAGTCGAGCAAGGATACTGAATTTAGTGGTTTTGAGCGAATAAAAGAGACAAAAAAGGCGCCTTTGGCGCCTTTTTTAAACGAACAAGCTTAGAACTTGTAAGTTACAGAAACGTAGTGACCTACGCCTGAAGATTCGAATGCGTCAGTGTCTTTGATGCCGTATACATCTTTGTATAGCTTAAGACCGTAACCTACTGCGTAGCGCTCGCTGTGCCAGTAGATGCCGTTGAACCATGCGCCACCATTGCTTGAAGTAGCGTACTCATCCTTCATACCGAATTGATAATCGATGTAACCCTGGTAAGAGATGAAAGAACCGTTTTCGAAGAAGTAGAAAGGCTTGAACCAGTTAGTAGAAACTTGGAAACCGTTCCAGTCTTTAACGTTTGAATCGTAGTTACCGTAAAGGTTTAGGCCCATTTTGCCAAACCAAGGAACCATGATGTCAGAACCGATACCGATCTTCTGTTGGTTAACACCGAAAGTGCCCTTGTCTGGGTTAGTTGTAACACCGTCCCAAGTGATTTCAGAAGCGATGTAAAGCTCTTGAACTGGACCGAAAGAAAGGTCTTTCTTAGTTAGTGCGTCTAGAGACATACGAGGTGCGAACTTCATGAAGATTTTCGCATCAGCGTCTGCTTTATCAGAGCTTGGGTTGCTTAGTAGGTTGAATACATCAACGTAACCGTACAGATCGAAGATACCTGAACGACCGCCAAATTCCATCTCTAGGTAGTCGTGGTTTGAGTTACCTGGTTTCTCATCAAAAGCACCCATAAGGTTGAATTGAAGGAATTTGTAATCGTTCTTGTGGATATCACCATCAGAATAATCAGCAGCCATTACTGGCGCAGAGGTTGCTGCTAGCAAGCCAAGAGTAAGTAAAGATTTACGCATGATAAAAGACACTCAAAAGTTGTTGCGATAAAAACCAGCTAATCCTTCGCTGTTCTCAGTTACTTCTCCGAAGCAACCGTTTTCGTGGTGCGAATAATAGAGATCTGAGCCACAAATGGAAGTGTTTTATTGCAAAAGTTCAA contains:
- a CDS encoding SufE family protein, yielding MSELTQFFENNPYGNQLSESDIVSKMQTLSGWEQRYRQVIQWGKKLPSLDEALRNEQVTVAGCESQVWLLGELVEDKWQFAADSDARIVRGLIAIALAALNNKTAQEIQGFDIDGYFESLGLIEHLSPSRGNGLKAIVDQIKGMV
- the csdA gene encoding cysteine desulfurase CsdA gives rise to the protein MFDIQAIRAQFPALADTDIVYLDSAATTQKPKAVIDTITDYYSARNANVHRGSHSLTAQATTSFEQARATVRGFINAKSTKEIVWTRGATEAINLIAQTYGRNTLSTGDEILVSEMEHHANIVPWQLVSEQTGAKVVKVPMTADCQLDMQAFEASLSSSTKIVAISHVSNVTGTRHPIEQMIKLAKQNGSTVVVDGAQGIVHEAVDMQALDCDFYVFSGHKLFAPTGIGVLYGKLELLEAMPPWHGGGKMVQKVSFDGTSFSDLPGKFEAGTPNVAGALALATAINWLKEVGIENADQHVKTLQKRAFEGLSKIEDIKMIGFQDGASVISFVMDGVHHQDMATLLDQQGVALRAGHHCAHPFMDALNIKGTVRASFAVYNTIEEVDRFIAAVEKAADML
- a CDS encoding nucleoside-specific channel-forming Tsx family protein, which codes for MRKSLLTLGLLAATSAPVMAADYSDGDIHKNDYKFLQFNLMGAFDEKPGNSNHDYLEMEFGGRSGIFDLYGYVDVFNLLSNPSSDKADADAKIFMKFAPRMSLDALTKKDLSFGPVQELYIASEITWDGVTTNPDKGTFGVNQQKIGIGSDIMVPWFGKMGLNLYGNYDSNVKDWNGFQVSTNWFKPFYFFENGSFISYQGYIDYQFGMKDEYATSSNGGAWFNGIYWHSERYAVGYGLKLYKDVYGIKDTDAFESSGVGHYVSVTYKF
- the panE gene encoding 2-dehydropantoate 2-reductase; this encodes MKITVVGLGAIGSLFAYSLQKAGHQVSVWTRDNALSKTLKLDEHESLNFPANKTQLLEQADLVLICTKSWQLQNVLEQTLAFIPLSTPIVISHNGMGAIEKAQTLLDGRPILFATTTHGALKKDAETVLHTGIGQTVIGPYSKQALNLENLAQIFDSALPNAVWQTNIKQALWNKLAINCCINPLTAIFDCKNGELDTPDSLQIIETLCDEITQVMLVEGYKADSDTLFNTAKSVIKATSANYSSMHQDVSHQRVTEIDYITGYLLDCAKAHAIHTPYNQELYNKIKKLEASYDN
- the tcdA gene encoding tRNA cyclic N6-threonylcarbamoyladenosine(37) synthase TcdA, translating into MRELTSPASESYDQRFGGTRRLYGNSEVEILRAAHVCVIGIGGVGSWAVEALARSGIGELTLIDMDDVCVTNINRQIHAMTGTVGQSKIEVMAERVKLINPDCKVNLIDDFIDSDNQAEYLSKEYDYVLDAIDSVKAKASLLAYCRSNKIKVITIGGAGGQVDPTQICVADLSRTVQDPLAKKIKDQLRRFHNFSKNPKRKFGIDCVYSTEQLKYPQADGSVCAVKATAEGPKRMDCATGFGAATVVTATFGFVAVSRIIEKIIQKHS
- a CDS encoding DJ-1 family glyoxalase III is translated as MTIKALVPIAPGTEEMEAITIIDTLIRADYEVTIASADFEGKLTFDGSRGIPLTAHKKLVEVADEEFDVIALPGGVGGAEVFRDSILLIEMIKQQKYDGRLNAAICASPALVLQHHDIYPESLMTCHPSFKSHIPEDLWRQKRVTYDINNKLLTSQGPASAFEFAIEIITLLSGKAHAWKVAEPMVPLPNLNISDLGEKRV
- the recD gene encoding exodeoxyribonuclease V subunit alpha produces the protein MSSIETKPSPQQLDTELAKKINQQGWMGWLELFAELGLLRQLDLQLARFLASKERAIDPDATAILVAAVSFELSKGNSCLRLSNTWSPLDTFSAKQLESLIAPHLLEVDWQAHAQSSSLIKSLPEQEMRPLVFEFESLYLQKYWQFESQLAAKLVQLSEPVELDANTKQSMATELNRLFAWQWGFLFKDLKKLENASDIEWQQVICESLDIELVDLVPWQDVLKVAKGATRSEELASLADLIPLKACKNYQKVAAATALLRRLCVISGGPGTGKTTTVSKLLAALVSSSEEKLNIKLAAPTGKAAARLTESIGNAIDSLPVSPEIKERIPTSASTIHRLLGARANRVDFKHNASNPLHLDLLILDEASMVDLPLMYKLLDALPSHARLILLGDKDQLSSVEAGAVLGDICSLQTGFSLSHKQALSQLTGFDYSNEAMSRSAVADSLSTLRKSYRFHSRSGIGMLARAINEGDANKSALLLNHGLEDVAHTPLDSDNYAALIGELANQYKTYLKDDIGAEQSMREYAAEVLKRFAKTRLLCAVREGEFGVEGLNHNIEQKLASKGLIATVRDTWYMGRPIMVTSNDHGQQLYNGDIGICLMDEGEGRLKVYFEQPDGSVKAILPSRVPPHETAFAMTIHKSQGSEFENTYLILPKQMSPVLTRELFYTGVTRAKSYLKVVADEAIVKRSVIRKTERSSHLADRLNVQS
- the argA gene encoding amino-acid N-acetyltransferase, producing MMDRSTELVKGFRQSTPYVNAHRDKTMVIYLSGEAVSHSNFPNIVSDIALLHSLGVKLVLVYGARPQIDQRLQLQNLETNYHKQVRVTDSTTLPQVMQAAGQLQLAITAHLSMSLNNTPMAGTDLNIVSGNFVIAQPLGVEDGIDYQHSGRVRRIDVQGINRSLEQGSIVLIGPVAGSVTGECFNLVSEELATKIAIKLQAAKLIGFTPEQGYVSPEGAVVPELMPQQVANILKEELAFGCSKRFLQAALHACRRGVQRSHLISYAEDGALIQELFSRDGIGTQIVTESAEQIRQATIDDIGGILDLISPLESDGILVRRSREQLEQEIEQFTIIIKDEMIIGCVALYPYPEDGMAEMACLAIHPDYRDGNRGAHLLTHMRHQADCLDITQLFILTTHSLHWFREQGFSEIQISELPIKKRDLYNFQRNSKILALDV
- the mltA gene encoding murein transglycosylase A is translated as MRKISFSILFSLLLAGCAQDTERGQQYLDENLEQPLTQVNQIETNAYRDLNSFDDQAKEVLDNSPSMAKKYTDLYQTLSEWALQSGNPDELENYGVQVAQMRGGDKQGNVLFTGYFSPVIELRHQPDNEYKYPVYGLPKCTSQCPTRAQIYEGALEGEGLELGYANNRIDPFLMEVQGSGFVHFGDDNSMQYFAYAGKNNRPYVSIGRILIERGLVPREKMSLKAIKQWVEENDEETVRELLEQNPSFVFFTPKDDLAVRGTAGIPLLPLASVAGDRDLLPMGTPILAEVPLLNADGTWSGSHALRLLIVLDTGGAVKQNHLDLYHGMGPRAGVQSGHYKHFGRVWKLGLENSPTEKPWQVPSK